A genomic region of Nymphaea colorata isolate Beijing-Zhang1983 chromosome 2, ASM883128v2, whole genome shotgun sequence contains the following coding sequences:
- the LOC116248591 gene encoding auxin-responsive protein SAUR71-like: MHMGNVKASKLGMLLRGALGMKPRPTQPTPEWVRLVDSEEEGAEVRRNRSRVAPEGCFSVYVGPKRTRFVVRAELANHPLFRLLLDEAESEYGFCSEGPLALPCDVDLFHHVLGEMDSEATAGLVAARPMCAFCPGGLNPYHLLSPSRFRVQ, encoded by the coding sequence ATGCACATGGGCAACGTCAAAGCGAGCAAGCTGGGGATGCTGTTGAGGGGTGCGCTAGGCATGAAGCCGCGCCCGACCCAACCGACCCCAGAATGGGTTCGATTGGTGGACTCGGAGGAGGAAGGTGCAGAGGTCCGTAGGAACCGGAGCAGGGTGGCGCCGGAAGGGTGCTTCTCGGTGTACGTCGGGCCGAAGAGAACACGGTTCGTCGTGAGGGCGGAGCTGGCGAATCATCCGCTGTTCAGACTTCTGCTGGACGAGGCGGAGTCGGAGTACGGGTTCTGCAGCGAAGGCCCGCTCGCCCTCCCCTGCGACGTCGACCTCTTCCACCATGTCCTTGGGGAGATGGATTCAGAGGCCACCGCCGGCCTGGTGGCCGCACGTCCAATGTGCGCCTTCTGTCCAGGTGGCCTTAACCCGTATCACCTCCTGAGCCCCTCCCGTTTCCGTGTCCAATAA